DNA sequence from the Thermodesulfovibrionales bacterium genome:
CCTCTCCAAACAAGTCTTGCGAAAACTCCTCGTCGATCTTTACAGGAAAGGATATGAGGCCGGTGAGACTATCTTTTCCGAGGGTGAAAACGGCCAGGCAGTATACATCCTTCTCGACGGCTCCGTGACCATCGTGAAGGCAACACCCTCAGGCAACAAGGTCCTCGCCCGCCTCGGTCCGGGTTCCTATTTCGGCGAACTCGCGCTCATAGACCAGTCTCCGCGATTCGCCACTGCCCTTGCAGAAGAGAAGACTGACCTCCTCATCATGTACAAGTCATATTTTGATGACCTTCTTACCGGCAATAAATCGGTCTCATCGAGGATCCTCCTCAATCTTGTGGAGTCGCTCTCGCGATACATCATGATAAACCGCCGGCTCGAAGGAGAGGGTCTGGCGGAGGAGAAGCCGGCATCCGGAGATTCAGCAAAAGATGCTTCTTAAAAAGTTTCTTACGGATTTAGTGTGGCCGTCACCCCGGCGAAAGCCGGGGTCCAGCGACTTTAGGTTTTTGGATATCTTATGCCGAAAAAGTCGCTGGATTCAGGGTCAAGCCCGGAATGACAAACAAGAAGACTGAACAAATGAACGATTATTCGACACGGTTCCCTGATGAAACCACAATAAAAGGCGAGTTTTGAAGCCCGAGATGCTGCAAGGACCCAAGGGTCTCGAGTAACTGGGAGGACGATGGACCAAAGAAAAGACGTTGATCCGGAAGCATTCTTGGCTGAGGTAAAGAAGCTACACCACGAAATGCCACGGTGGATCATTCTCCTCATCCTTCTCTCCGCCTTTGTTCTCTTTGCCTTTCATGCAGCAACTCTCCTTGTCATCCTTGGTCTGTCAGCGATCATCGCCTATATGCTGAACACGATCATTACCGGGGCTGAATCGCTGGGTATGAAAAGGACCACGGCCGTTGTCCTCTTGTACCTCTGCCTTGCTGGCCTCCTTCTTGGAGCCGAGATGGCGTTCTTTCCCGTACTGGAGCACGAGATACGAAGATTTTATGCCATGATCCCTGAACTGCACGG
Encoded proteins:
- a CDS encoding cyclic nucleotide-binding domain-containing protein, whose translation is MFGRFFTWAVDSETKGELDLLKKVLLFKGLSKQVLRKLLVDLYRKGYEAGETIFSEGENGQAVYILLDGSVTIVKATPSGNKVLARLGPGSYFGELALIDQSPRFATALAEEKTDLLIMYKSYFDDLLTGNKSVSSRILLNLVESLSRYIMINRRLEGEGLAEEKPASGDSAKDAS